One window of Aerococcus tenax genomic DNA carries:
- a CDS encoding putative polysaccharide biosynthesis protein codes for MPKNEKDLEVIDQEARAKAKLNEGSAWMSISSMVSRIIGVLYIIPWMRWIGDPHTGTQANALYSIGYNYYLIFLSVAIAGVPAAISKQMTNYMARGEYGTSRRLFKSGTILMTITGLVCALLLYLAAPALSQNLPAAREEDVVLVIRSLVPALAVIPLLSILRGGFQAYLEMKQSAISQVTEQIARVAYMLVAVYVIRQLLDGSVAAAVGHSTFAAFIGAVVAIITLVFYYIRDKDQYQLPEGYVDTNTVSTKSLLFEIVRVAIPFVITGSIVEVINLIDMNTYMPMMQQVSDLPHDQLVYQYGVFNANARRVIQIILSFATAIASTSVPVVTDTYIRELTHYRRAKLTQKVKASFTKTREVILHTLNLFSLVMLPASLGMALVAGPVYQLLYGIYDPLGEWYLQISSVMAIPMGLFSVLVMVLQAMDEQKRAMVGIALGVVMKLIVQYPLLAVFGSEGAMYASILAFVYMCAYYLVIIQSQVQLRTKAVLSRLSGALKASGLMLLIDGLLLVFFKVVIGAPNRLGALVELLVLASVGAFVYVLSISKSRQLDVIIGQRQAERLRNFFHIA; via the coding sequence ATGCCAAAAAATGAAAAAGACCTGGAAGTTATCGACCAGGAAGCACGCGCAAAAGCCAAATTGAATGAAGGATCGGCCTGGATGTCCATATCCAGTATGGTCTCACGGATCATCGGGGTCCTCTATATTATTCCTTGGATGCGTTGGATTGGAGACCCCCATACGGGAACCCAGGCCAATGCCTTGTATAGTATTGGTTACAATTATTATTTGATTTTCTTATCGGTGGCCATTGCTGGCGTGCCAGCCGCCATTTCTAAGCAGATGACCAATTACATGGCCCGGGGAGAATACGGGACCAGCCGCCGCCTCTTTAAGAGCGGGACCATTCTAATGACCATCACCGGTCTAGTCTGTGCCCTCCTCCTCTACCTGGCAGCGCCGGCCCTGTCGCAAAACTTACCAGCGGCTCGGGAGGAAGATGTGGTCTTAGTCATCCGCTCTTTGGTGCCGGCCTTGGCCGTGATTCCCCTCTTATCCATTCTTAGAGGGGGCTTTCAAGCCTATCTGGAGATGAAGCAGAGTGCCATCTCCCAGGTGACCGAGCAGATCGCCCGGGTAGCCTATATGCTAGTGGCGGTTTATGTGATCCGTCAACTCTTAGACGGCTCGGTGGCGGCAGCGGTGGGACACTCCACCTTTGCGGCCTTTATCGGTGCGGTGGTAGCCATTATCACCTTGGTTTTCTATTATATCCGTGATAAGGACCAGTACCAGCTGCCAGAAGGTTATGTGGATACCAATACGGTGTCTACCAAAAGCCTCTTATTCGAGATTGTCCGGGTGGCCATTCCCTTTGTCATCACCGGGTCAATTGTTGAAGTCATCAATTTGATCGATATGAATACCTACATGCCGATGATGCAGCAGGTGAGTGACTTACCCCATGATCAACTGGTCTACCAATATGGGGTCTTTAACGCTAATGCGCGGCGGGTGATTCAAATCATCCTCTCCTTTGCGACCGCCATTGCTTCGACTTCGGTTCCAGTGGTGACCGATACCTATATCCGGGAATTGACCCACTACCGCCGGGCCAAGTTGACACAAAAGGTCAAGGCCAGCTTCACCAAGACTCGGGAAGTGATCTTACATACCTTGAATCTTTTCAGTTTGGTCATGTTACCGGCTTCCTTGGGGATGGCCCTGGTTGCGGGTCCGGTTTACCAACTTCTCTATGGGATTTATGACCCCCTAGGTGAATGGTACTTACAGATTTCTTCGGTGATGGCCATTCCCATGGGACTCTTCTCGGTTTTAGTGATGGTTCTCCAAGCCATGGACGAACAAAAACGTGCTATGGTGGGGATTGCCCTCGGGGTGGTTATGAAGTTGATCGTCCAATACCCACTCTTGGCTGTCTTTGGTAGTGAAGGCGCCATGTACGCCTCCATCCTGGCCTTTGTTTACATGTGTGCTTACTACTTGGTGATCATTCAGTCCCAGGTTCAGCTCAGAACGAAGGCAGTCCTCAGCCGCTTATCCGGGGCCTTGAAGGCGAGTGGGCTCATGCTTCTGATTGACGGGTTACTCTTAGTCTTCTTTAAGGTCGTTATCGGCGCGCCAAATCGCTTGGGTGCCTTGGTGGAATTACTGGTCTTAGCTAGCGTGGGTGCCTTTGTCTATGTCTTGTCGATTAGTAAGAGCCGGCAACTGGATGTCATTATCGGCCAAAGACAAGCCGAACGCTTAAGAAACTTCTTTCATATCGCTTAA
- a CDS encoding peptidoglycan bridge formation glycyltransferase FemA/FemB family protein, with protein MIFKEISADQLEHFQQKQPDRHFFTQGADYQRLAESNQTTSKILAVVEGDSLLAYAIFIYYPYKKFFYKVTTQFGPIMDYANTNLVNFYFHHLKNYFKRNWRVLCVRVNPFLNERYFSDVDFIEDNPQAGSVDKALQAEGFIKTDHDLFDDPTLATRCVFSKDLTGLTKDNLLKNVSQIARYTINRTIKEGVQVRPLDIYDEADGKILDAINQETSERIGFELRDSQYFRNLKNILKDDLILALAYIDCDYFLSQTKETIEHLKEEGQELEEKLALGKVNPKKTKNKIRELNENIGIWEKKIEKIQKLKAEEGNIVNLASASFIQSAEDFIYFSSGAFSKFTRFEGPYAILYRMLLEAIEKNFSYFNFYGTSSDFSEEGPDYGVLQFKRNFKGNIEWFMANYELRNALGKIVSW; from the coding sequence ATGATTTTTAAAGAAATTTCAGCCGATCAACTTGAACACTTTCAACAAAAGCAACCCGACCGTCACTTTTTCACCCAGGGCGCTGACTACCAACGACTGGCCGAAAGCAACCAGACCACTTCCAAAATCCTGGCCGTCGTTGAAGGCGACTCCCTACTGGCTTATGCCATCTTCATCTACTACCCTTACAAAAAGTTTTTCTACAAGGTGACCACCCAATTCGGTCCCATTATGGATTATGCCAACACAAACCTGGTCAATTTCTACTTCCACCACTTAAAAAATTACTTTAAGAGGAATTGGCGGGTCCTCTGTGTCCGGGTCAACCCCTTCCTCAATGAACGCTACTTCTCCGATGTCGACTTTATCGAGGATAATCCCCAAGCCGGCAGCGTGGATAAGGCCCTGCAAGCGGAAGGCTTTATTAAAACTGACCACGACCTCTTCGATGATCCCACCCTGGCTACTCGTTGCGTCTTTTCCAAGGATTTGACCGGGCTCACCAAGGATAATCTCCTGAAGAACGTCTCACAAATCGCCCGCTACACCATCAACCGTACCATCAAGGAAGGCGTGCAAGTACGGCCGCTGGATATTTACGATGAAGCCGATGGTAAAATCCTCGATGCCATCAACCAAGAGACCTCAGAACGGATTGGTTTTGAATTAAGAGATTCCCAATACTTCCGAAATCTCAAAAATATCCTCAAAGACGACCTCATTCTGGCCCTGGCCTATATCGATTGTGACTACTTCCTAAGCCAAACCAAAGAAACCATCGAGCATCTCAAAGAAGAAGGTCAAGAACTAGAAGAAAAGCTCGCCTTGGGCAAGGTCAACCCTAAAAAGACCAAGAACAAAATCCGCGAGCTCAATGAAAATATCGGTATTTGGGAAAAGAAAATTGAAAAGATCCAAAAGTTGAAAGCAGAAGAAGGCAATATTGTCAACCTGGCCTCAGCCAGCTTTATCCAATCGGCTGAGGACTTTATTTACTTCTCCAGCGGGGCCTTCAGCAAGTTTACCCGCTTTGAAGGGCCCTACGCCATCCTCTATCGTATGCTCCTAGAGGCCATCGAGAAAAACTTTAGCTACTTTAATTTCTATGGGACCAGTAGCGACTTTTCTGAAGAGGGACCTGATTACGGCGTCCTCCAATTCAAGCGTAACTTCAAGGGGAATATTGAATGGTTCATGGCCAACTACGAATTAAGAAATGCCCTAGGGAAAATTGTTTCCTGGTAG
- a CDS encoding ABC transporter permease: MRDYLAQEWVKLRKVQLVCIGLVFLAIASFIGLGIYFANQSVFTEGTQYQVMWGQLTFYYSQVLSAPMLAIFISMSLNQEFERKNIEMLRANAVSIRKLLFSKLVAVLGIVVLVQVMLFLVYLGGAWAADLALSLDVLVNLKWIALSVLASASILSIQSYLFSKSRNFSQSVGLSALGAMGGFVLLFINENLVPFYPYSQVMVALRSRALEDFSLAELVLFLLVNVGVTGLFYQLSCQELAKTK; the protein is encoded by the coding sequence ATGAGAGACTATCTAGCACAAGAATGGGTTAAATTGAGAAAAGTCCAATTAGTCTGTATCGGCCTGGTCTTTCTGGCTATAGCCAGCTTTATTGGTTTGGGGATCTATTTTGCCAACCAGTCCGTTTTTACTGAAGGCACCCAATACCAAGTCATGTGGGGCCAGCTGACTTTTTATTACAGCCAGGTTTTATCGGCGCCCATGCTGGCCATTTTTATCTCCATGAGCTTAAATCAAGAATTTGAAAGAAAGAATATTGAAATGCTTCGAGCCAATGCCGTATCGATTAGGAAGCTGCTTTTTAGCAAGCTTGTAGCGGTTCTTGGAATCGTCGTTCTCGTCCAGGTAATGCTTTTCTTAGTCTATCTTGGAGGAGCGTGGGCTGCAGACCTGGCTTTATCGCTGGATGTCTTGGTCAATTTAAAATGGATTGCCCTGTCAGTGTTGGCTTCGGCAAGCATTCTTTCTATTCAAAGTTATCTCTTTTCTAAAAGCAGAAATTTCAGCCAGTCAGTGGGCCTTTCCGCCCTAGGTGCTATGGGTGGCTTTGTCTTGCTCTTCATCAATGAAAACTTGGTGCCATTCTATCCTTACTCCCAAGTCATGGTGGCCTTACGCAGCCGAGCGCTTGAAGACTTTAGCTTGGCTGAACTGGTTTTATTCCTTTTAGTCAATGTGGGAGTTACGGGCTTATTCTACCAATTATCTTGTCAAGAATTAGCTAAAACAAAATAA
- a CDS encoding ABC transporter permease, with product MVKALGIELLKSRRTRSFSLAAILMLVALLWNLVSVGSEFSSRQLDAVGVLFNNQTVNSLLLPIAISIFTSRIVNNERMGQTFKLQNANGRSTLKIFDSKLLLTALFFLLIAIVQTGLVTLYAYSHGVHVPLSISLLQVIGQFLASLSLIYFYLFLALVIEKQGLLLSLGFMGGFFGLVLASKTSALGSFILPFLGAGYLAPYKFSLVDSMTYTYVLDGYLGLRLLLYLLYLAIIAVVIRAMIARKGAFA from the coding sequence ATGGTGAAAGCTTTAGGAATCGAACTTTTAAAGAGTCGCAGAACCCGGTCATTTTCGCTCGCAGCCATCCTGATGCTGGTGGCCTTGCTATGGAATCTAGTCAGTGTGGGGAGTGAGTTTTCCAGCCGCCAACTAGATGCGGTAGGGGTCTTGTTTAATAATCAGACCGTTAATAGCCTCTTACTCCCCATAGCCATTAGTATTTTTACCAGTCGGATCGTTAACAATGAAAGAATGGGGCAGACCTTTAAACTGCAAAATGCCAATGGCAGAAGCACACTGAAGATTTTTGATAGTAAATTGCTCCTCACGGCCTTATTTTTCCTGCTAATTGCAATCGTCCAAACCGGGCTTGTGACCCTATATGCCTATAGCCATGGGGTCCATGTTCCTCTGTCAATCAGTCTCCTGCAAGTGATTGGACAATTTCTAGCCAGTCTCAGCTTAATCTACTTCTATTTATTCCTGGCGTTGGTGATCGAAAAACAAGGGCTTTTGTTATCCTTAGGTTTTATGGGTGGCTTTTTTGGCCTGGTTTTAGCCTCAAAAACCTCAGCGCTTGGGAGTTTTATCCTACCTTTTTTAGGGGCAGGCTACTTAGCCCCCTATAAATTCAGCCTAGTTGATAGTATGACTTATACCTATGTTTTGGATGGGTATCTGGGATTACGTTTACTGCTTTATTTGCTTTACCTAGCTATCATAGCGGTTGTCATCCGGGCCATGATTGCCAGAAAGGGGGCCTTCGCATGA
- a CDS encoding ABC transporter ATP-binding protein, translating to MTNMIEVKNLKKDFNGQHSVDLDHLTVRKGEIYGFLGPNGAGKTTTMKMILSLIPPSSGQIEVGGQSILANRAYLNDIGSMIEEPSYYPNLTGYENLLVFQKMLGFDKQNILETLELVGLAEEKNQKKLAKDYSLGMKQRLALAFALVKQPQILLLDEPTNGLDPSGIHEVRELIINLAKSQGLTVLISSHILSEIEQMADRVGIINHGRLVYEGEIDQINANHWIEFRGKFESQSVERLLSQYYGPNDFEVADHILKINRTTDDQVALIAKALVEMGFPLFRIESKQESLEDIFLQLTKEV from the coding sequence ATGACCAATATGATTGAAGTTAAAAATTTGAAGAAGGACTTTAATGGCCAGCATTCGGTTGACTTGGATCATCTTACCGTGAGAAAAGGAGAAATCTATGGTTTCTTGGGACCTAACGGAGCCGGAAAAACCACCACCATGAAGATGATTCTATCCTTAATCCCACCCTCATCGGGTCAGATTGAAGTCGGCGGTCAATCCATTCTAGCAAATAGGGCTTATTTAAATGACATCGGCTCAATGATTGAAGAGCCCTCCTACTATCCCAATTTAACCGGATATGAAAATCTCTTAGTTTTTCAAAAAATGCTGGGTTTTGATAAGCAAAATATTTTGGAAACCCTTGAATTAGTTGGCTTAGCTGAAGAGAAAAATCAGAAAAAACTGGCCAAAGACTATTCTTTAGGGATGAAACAGCGCTTAGCCCTTGCCTTTGCCTTAGTCAAGCAACCCCAAATCTTACTGCTTGATGAGCCAACCAACGGCTTAGATCCTAGCGGTATCCACGAGGTCAGAGAGTTGATTATTAATCTGGCCAAGAGTCAGGGTTTGACCGTCTTGATTTCCAGTCATATTTTATCTGAAATTGAGCAGATGGCTGATCGTGTAGGGATTATTAATCACGGAAGACTGGTCTACGAAGGTGAAATTGACCAAATCAATGCCAATCATTGGATCGAATTTCGCGGAAAATTTGAAAGCCAGTCAGTAGAGCGTTTGTTAAGTCAATACTATGGGCCCAATGACTTTGAAGTGGCGGACCATATTCTGAAAATCAATCGGACGACTGATGACCAGGTCGCCTTGATCGCCAAAGCCTTGGTTGAGATGGGTTTCCCGCTTTTTAGAATCGAGTCCAAACAGGAAAGTCTGGAAGATATTTTTCTACAGTTAACCAAGGAGGTATAG
- the pepT gene encoding peptidase T has translation MSESLSERFIRYAKVNTRSDMHSDSFPSSKSQLDFLESIAGELKELGLSEVDFDRKRACVTATLEANTDKDYPVIAFIAHVDTADFNAENIQPQVHENYDGEDIVLNEDEGIVMEVAEFPFLKDYVGQTLITSDGTTLLGADDKAGMVGIIGAMEYFLDHPEIEHGKVRIAFVVDEEIGLLGAYRFDVEGFGADFAYTPDSGRVGKIEGETFNAAQVEVWIEGKSVHPGSSKGNAINPLHLGAQIVNDLPKDQVPEETDGYEGYFMLTEQSGDLGQVHQVFIIRDHDPDKFQERKEIFAQVVDKINSQYKRPRIRYEISDQYKNIKEVLDHHPYVMERALKAYRDCGIEPDVQPFRGGMDGCVFNFKGLPTANIFTGGENLHGQYEFVSAEGLQALQEVIVAIIRG, from the coding sequence ATGTCTGAAAGTTTAAGCGAGCGTTTTATTCGCTATGCCAAGGTTAATACTCGCTCAGATATGCATAGTGACAGCTTTCCCAGTAGTAAAAGTCAGCTGGACTTCTTAGAAAGCATTGCTGGAGAGCTGAAGGAACTGGGTCTAAGTGAGGTCGATTTTGACCGTAAGCGGGCCTGTGTGACGGCGACCTTAGAAGCCAATACTGACAAAGACTACCCCGTGATTGCTTTTATCGCCCATGTGGATACGGCTGATTTCAATGCGGAAAATATTCAACCCCAGGTCCATGAAAATTATGACGGCGAGGACATTGTTTTAAACGAGGATGAAGGGATTGTCATGGAAGTGGCCGAATTTCCCTTTCTCAAAGACTATGTGGGCCAGACCCTGATTACCAGTGACGGGACCACCCTGCTTGGTGCTGATGACAAGGCTGGTATGGTGGGGATCATTGGGGCCATGGAATACTTCCTAGACCACCCCGAAATTGAGCACGGCAAAGTCAGAATCGCCTTTGTGGTCGATGAAGAAATTGGCCTTTTAGGGGCCTACCGTTTTGACGTGGAAGGCTTTGGGGCCGACTTTGCCTATACACCAGATTCAGGCCGGGTGGGTAAGATTGAAGGAGAGACCTTTAACGCGGCCCAGGTAGAAGTCTGGATCGAGGGCAAGAGTGTCCATCCCGGTTCTTCCAAGGGCAATGCCATTAATCCCTTGCACCTAGGGGCTCAGATCGTCAACGACCTGCCCAAGGACCAAGTGCCTGAAGAGACCGATGGCTATGAGGGTTACTTCATGTTAACCGAACAAAGTGGGGACTTAGGTCAGGTTCACCAAGTCTTTATTATCCGTGACCATGACCCGGACAAGTTCCAGGAACGTAAGGAAATCTTTGCCCAAGTGGTGGATAAGATCAATAGCCAGTATAAACGGCCGCGGATCCGCTATGAAATTTCGGACCAGTACAAGAATATTAAAGAAGTTCTCGACCACCATCCCTACGTTATGGAACGGGCGCTGAAGGCTTACCGGGACTGTGGCATTGAACCTGATGTCCAACCCTTCCGTGGCGGCATGGATGGCTGTGTCTTCAACTTCAAGGGCCTCCCTACCGCTAATATCTTTACCGGCGGGGAAAACCTCCACGGCCAATACGAATTTGTCAGTGCGGAAGGCCTCCAAGCCCTGCAAGAGGTCATTGTCGCCATTATTAGGGGCTAA
- a CDS encoding Cna B-type domain-containing protein — protein MKKGFTALLLAIAMLIFSFMPTRVEAKELGPPIANQEVMAINEVNDQDKGTPSSESHKEVNSIEKKDTTSQVAGHVKEGGEQEPATLKENTQPVQASAVASDGAHAINPRVTEEERPSTKTIQTKRVKEEEIPKDIEEPAQASATREADKADKLLDQAVDVAERSAPKHHDDVITGVSVTKANGQQVNSAYQWMTIKVNMDFQLPDNTIKAGDITTIQLPKELVFKDTPDRFGVKDSTGAVVARGYVNPQSKTLTLSYTDYVEKHSGIKGTLFFSTRVDHTKEKKAKNIPLNFKIGNQLIFAGNIRWQGVKRAKAYPLQKDAWKSRVRDNIIQYRISINRKGQDIYNGVISDALVSEKVEYLKNSLRVYMGKWQWNDNKSDFDFNYGRNVTSQVKITWGENDKSFNIHFGRLRPDQGLMITYRAQIDYQALDGEVIKNYVRLTGDGINNEEGISRYRYISAGGKAQGYVYQIKLIKSDQADPNKTLAGAKFKLIRNRTGALIGEYETNQAGEIVIKNLLRDAYTLKESQAPVGYQLDPRPIAVGAKDFDNPENLAIKSITNKKVEEKLSIPVTKFWIGKMLKEVTVFLKADGEKIQEGKISVDTFWMHTFENLAKFKSDGSPIEYTVEEAPVAGYRTDIRQNVAGDVSRGFIITNTEIPFRIPRREIKVTKAWLNSQGESLSAPVDKIEVELYRDGQATGKKLILSAENHWTGAFKDLPVYESIENTKAYAYSIKEVGEDKGAIQVDGKWFKVTYSGTMKDGFTILNQEMPTWTPMTPPSRELKVTKTWLNSQGESLNAPVDKIEVELYRDGQATGKKLTLSAENHWSGAFNDLPVYESIENTKAYDYSIKEVGEDKGSIQVSSKWFKVSYQGTMKGGFTILNQETPTWTPMTPPTRELKVTKAWLNAQAEALKASIDNIEVELYRDGQATGKKLTLSAENHWTGAFKNLPVYESIENTKAYKYSIKEVGEDKGAIQLTGKWFKVSYQGSMKDGFKVANQETPSWTPMTPPTRELKVTKTWLNSQGESLNAPVDKLEVELYRDGQATGKKLTVSAENHWAGSFKDLPVYESIENPKAYEYSIKEVGEAKGSIQVAGKWFKVSYQGTMKDGFTILNQETPSWTPMTPPTRELKVTKTWLNSQGESLNAPVDKLEVELYRDGQATGKKLTLSAENHWSGSFKDLPVYESIENTKVYEYSIKEVDEYKGSIQVAGQCFKVTYLGRMKDGFKVVNQAYPPEEPQTPPDKPKKPETPPVTPPDKPKKPETPPVTPPDKPKKPETPPVTPPDKPKKPETPPVTPPDKPKKPETPPVAPPDKPKKPETPPVTPPDKPKGPETPPVTPPDKPKGPETPPVTPPDKAKKPETSPVTPPDKPKKQETPPMTSTKVEHPVTNPYQPGQKQVHKKADLPKTGLDSETQDWLVLGLGAVFVGCLFAWLGKNNKSKR, from the coding sequence ATGAAGAAGGGATTTACTGCTTTATTATTGGCAATAGCAATGTTAATTTTCAGTTTCATGCCGACTCGAGTAGAGGCTAAGGAGCTGGGACCGCCCATTGCTAATCAGGAAGTTATGGCAATAAATGAGGTAAATGATCAGGATAAGGGCACTCCAAGTTCTGAATCTCACAAAGAAGTAAATTCAATCGAGAAGAAGGACACGACGAGTCAAGTTGCTGGCCATGTGAAAGAAGGAGGCGAACAAGAACCAGCGACATTAAAGGAAAATACCCAACCAGTCCAAGCAAGTGCAGTAGCTAGTGATGGTGCACATGCCATCAATCCTAGAGTGACTGAGGAAGAAAGGCCTTCCACTAAAACGATCCAGACTAAGCGGGTCAAAGAAGAGGAAATTCCTAAAGATATCGAAGAGCCTGCGCAAGCCTCAGCCACTAGGGAAGCGGACAAAGCAGACAAGCTACTCGACCAGGCTGTCGATGTGGCAGAAAGAAGTGCCCCAAAGCACCATGACGATGTGATTACAGGGGTAAGCGTGACCAAGGCAAATGGTCAGCAAGTCAATAGCGCCTACCAATGGATGACGATTAAGGTCAATATGGACTTTCAACTTCCGGATAATACCATTAAAGCGGGAGATATCACCACGATTCAGTTGCCTAAGGAGCTGGTCTTTAAAGATACCCCTGATCGCTTTGGCGTCAAGGATTCGACCGGGGCAGTGGTTGCTAGAGGTTATGTTAATCCACAATCCAAGACCCTTACCCTTTCCTACACTGACTATGTCGAAAAACATTCGGGGATCAAGGGGACCCTATTTTTCTCCACCCGGGTTGACCATACTAAGGAGAAGAAAGCCAAAAATATTCCTCTGAATTTTAAAATCGGTAACCAGCTGATCTTTGCTGGGAATATACGTTGGCAAGGGGTCAAACGAGCCAAAGCTTATCCTTTACAAAAGGATGCCTGGAAAAGCCGAGTAAGGGATAATATCATCCAGTATCGGATTTCGATTAATCGCAAGGGACAAGACATTTATAACGGGGTCATTTCAGACGCCTTAGTCAGTGAAAAAGTGGAATACCTCAAGAATAGTTTGCGCGTGTATATGGGCAAGTGGCAGTGGAACGATAATAAAAGTGATTTTGATTTTAACTATGGGAGGAATGTGACCTCCCAAGTGAAGATTACTTGGGGAGAGAATGATAAAAGTTTCAACATTCACTTTGGACGCCTAAGACCTGATCAAGGCCTGATGATTACCTACCGGGCCCAAATTGACTACCAAGCTCTTGACGGAGAAGTCATTAAAAATTACGTGCGACTTACTGGCGATGGGATTAACAATGAGGAAGGCATCAGTCGTTATCGCTATATTTCCGCTGGGGGTAAGGCCCAAGGCTATGTTTATCAGATTAAACTGATCAAGTCGGATCAAGCGGATCCCAATAAAACCTTAGCAGGCGCTAAATTTAAGCTGATTCGCAACCGTACTGGCGCCCTTATTGGTGAGTATGAGACCAACCAAGCGGGAGAAATCGTGATTAAAAACCTACTGAGAGATGCTTACACCTTGAAGGAAAGTCAAGCACCAGTCGGCTATCAATTGGATCCTCGTCCCATAGCTGTCGGGGCCAAAGACTTTGATAATCCAGAGAACTTGGCCATTAAATCTATTACTAATAAAAAGGTAGAAGAAAAACTATCAATTCCAGTCACTAAGTTTTGGATAGGGAAGATGTTAAAGGAGGTCACCGTTTTCTTAAAAGCAGACGGTGAAAAGATTCAAGAAGGCAAAATTTCAGTTGATACCTTCTGGATGCATACTTTTGAAAATCTAGCTAAATTCAAGTCAGACGGCAGTCCCATTGAATATACCGTAGAAGAAGCCCCTGTGGCAGGATATCGGACGGATATCAGACAAAATGTAGCTGGTGATGTCAGTCGAGGTTTCATAATTACCAACACCGAAATCCCATTCAGGATACCAAGACGAGAAATCAAAGTGACGAAAGCTTGGTTAAACTCCCAAGGCGAGTCACTGAGCGCGCCAGTTGATAAAATTGAAGTAGAACTTTACCGTGATGGCCAAGCCACTGGTAAAAAACTGATCTTGTCGGCAGAAAACCACTGGACTGGAGCTTTCAAAGACCTACCAGTTTACGAATCGATTGAAAACACCAAAGCCTACGCATACAGTATTAAAGAAGTAGGTGAAGATAAAGGGGCTATTCAAGTTGATGGAAAATGGTTCAAGGTGACTTACTCAGGGACGATGAAGGACGGTTTTACCATTCTTAATCAAGAGATGCCAACCTGGACGCCAATGACGCCACCGAGTCGAGAACTTAAAGTGACGAAGACCTGGCTGAATTCTCAGGGTGAATCGCTGAACGCGCCAGTAGATAAAATTGAAGTGGAACTCTACCGTGATGGTCAAGCAACCGGTAAGAAACTGACTTTGTCAGCGGAAAACCACTGGAGTGGAGCTTTCAATGACCTCCCCGTTTACGAATCGATTGAAAACACCAAAGCCTACGACTACAGTATTAAAGAAGTGGGTGAAGACAAGGGTTCAATTCAAGTTTCTAGCAAGTGGTTCAAGGTGAGCTATCAAGGAACAATGAAGGGTGGCTTCACTATTCTCAATCAAGAGACGCCAACCTGGACCCCAATGACCCCACCGACTCGGGAGCTTAAAGTGACGAAGGCTTGGCTGAATGCCCAAGCTGAGGCATTGAAAGCTTCAATCGATAACATTGAAGTGGAGCTTTACCGTGATGGCCAAGCAACTGGTAAGAAACTGACCTTGTCGGCAGAAAACCACTGGACTGGGGCCTTTAAGAATCTGCCCGTTTACGAATCGATTGAAAACACCAAAGCTTACAAATACAGCATTAAGGAAGTAGGCGAGGACAAGGGTGCAATTCAGTTGACTGGAAAGTGGTTCAAGGTGAGCTATCAAGGGTCGATGAAGGATGGTTTCAAAGTGGCTAACCAAGAAACCCCATCTTGGACCCCAATGACCCCACCGACTCGGGAGCTTAAAGTGACGAAGACCTGGCTGAATTCTCAGGGTGAATCGCTGAACGCGCCAGTAGATAAACTTGAAGTGGAACTTTACCGCGACGGTCAAGCGACTGGTAAGAAACTGACCGTGTCAGCGGAAAATCACTGGGCCGGATCTTTCAAAGACCTGCCAGTTTATGAATCGATTGAGAACCCTAAGGCTTACGAATACAGTATTAAAGAAGTAGGCGAAGCCAAGGGTTCAATTCAAGTCGCTGGAAAATGGTTCAAGGTGAGCTATCAAGGGACAATGAAGGATGGCTTCACTATTCTCAACCAAGAAACGCCATCCTGGACACCAATGACACCTCCAACCAGAGAGCTTAAAGTGACGAAGACCTGGCTGAATTCTCAGGGTGAATCGCTGAACGCGCCAGTAGATAAACTTGAAGTGGAACTTTACCGTGATGGCCAAGCGACTGGTAAGAAGCTGACCTTGTCAGCGGAAAATCACTGGTCCGGTTCATTCAAAGACCTGCCAGTTTACGAATCGATTGAAAACACCAAAGTCTATGAATACAGTATTAAGGAAGTAGATGAATACAAGGGATCGATACAAGTCGCTGGACAGTGTTTTAAAGTGACTTACTTAGGAAGGATGAAGGACGGCTTTAAAGTAGTTAACCAAGCTTATCCTCCAGAAGAACCACAAACCCCTCCGGACAAACCGAAGAAGCCGGAAACGCCACCTGTGACGCCGCCGGATAAACCAAAGAAACCAGAAACGCCACCCGTGACGCCACCAGATAAACCAAAGAAGCCGGAAACGCCACCCGTGACGCCTCCGGACAAACCGAAGAAACCGGAGACTCCACCTGTAACGCCGCCGGACAAACCGAAGAAGCCAGAAACGCCACCTGTGGCGCCACCGGATAAACCGAAGAAGCCGGAAACACCACCCGTGACGCCTCCGGATAAACCAAAGGGACCAGAAACGCCACCCGTGACGCCTCCGGATAAACCAAAGGGACCAGAAACGCCACCTGTGACACCACCGGACAAAGCGAAGAAACCGGAAACATCACCTGTGACGCCGCCGGATAAACCAAAGAAGCAAGAGACACCACCGATGACCTCAACAAAAGTGGAACATCCTGTCACAAATCCATACCAACCAGGTCAAAAACAAGTCCATAAAAAAGCGGATTTACCTAAGACTGGCTTGGATAGTGAGACTCAGGATTGGCTGGTTTTAGGATTGGGAGCAGTCTTTGTGGGTTGTCTCTTCGCTTGGCTGGGGAAGAATAACAAATCCAAGCGCTGA